From Desulfonatronum thiosulfatophilum, a single genomic window includes:
- the hypE gene encoding hydrogenase expression/formation protein HypE, which translates to MQTTRLLLDTGSGGKASHRLIKDLFVKHFSNDVLDKMDDAALINVTGPLAMSTDTFTVTPLFFPGGDIGSLAVNGTVNDVAMLGARPLYLSCAFILEEGLEMSDLERIVQSTAQAAAKAGVKIVTGDTKVVPRGAVDKMFINTTGIGEIMVQPCPQGHRAAPGDAILVSGTMGDHGLTILATREGLSFEAPIQSDCAGLGHLIAKLLQAIPEIHVLRDPTRGGLATTLNEIAGQSGVQCLIREDAVPVNPVVSAGCSFLGLDPLYLANEGKLICILPARYAEQALSIMREDEFGRNAAHIGDITDEHPGRVVLRTPLGGHRLLDMLEGEQLPRIC; encoded by the coding sequence ATGCAAACAACGCGACTTCTTCTGGACACCGGCAGCGGTGGCAAGGCCTCGCATCGCCTGATCAAGGACTTGTTCGTGAAGCACTTCAGCAACGACGTGCTGGACAAAATGGACGACGCAGCCCTGATCAACGTGACCGGACCGCTGGCCATGAGCACGGACACATTTACCGTGACGCCGCTGTTTTTTCCCGGCGGGGACATTGGATCGCTGGCCGTGAACGGGACCGTCAACGACGTGGCCATGCTCGGAGCCAGGCCGCTCTATCTGAGCTGTGCCTTTATTCTGGAGGAAGGCCTGGAAATGTCGGATCTGGAGCGAATCGTGCAGTCCACCGCCCAGGCCGCGGCCAAGGCCGGAGTGAAGATCGTGACCGGGGATACCAAGGTCGTGCCCAGGGGAGCCGTGGACAAAATGTTCATCAACACCACGGGCATCGGTGAAATCATGGTCCAGCCCTGCCCCCAGGGACACCGGGCCGCACCGGGCGATGCGATTCTGGTCAGCGGGACCATGGGAGATCACGGCCTGACCATCTTGGCCACACGGGAGGGATTGAGCTTCGAGGCTCCGATCCAGAGCGACTGTGCCGGACTCGGACACCTGATCGCCAAGCTGCTGCAGGCCATTCCGGAGATACACGTCCTGCGCGATCCCACCCGCGGCGGACTGGCCACCACGCTCAATGAAATTGCCGGACAATCCGGGGTCCAATGTCTGATCCGCGAGGACGCCGTGCCCGTGAACCCGGTGGTCTCCGCCGGTTGTTCCTTTCTCGGCCTGGATCCCCTGTATCTGGCCAATGAGGGCAAGCTGATCTGCATCCTGCCCGCCCGCTACGCTGAACAGGCGCTCTCCATCATGCGCGAGGATGAATTCGGCCGGAACGCAGCACACATCGGCGACATCACCGACGAGCATCCGGGCCGGGTCGTCCTGCGGACGCCCCTGGGCGGCCACCGGCTCCTGGACATGCTTGAGGGAGAGCAGCTTCCGCGAATTTGCTGA
- a CDS encoding HD domain-containing protein, whose translation MNPSQIEISINPLEDERLGATPGWTPTVAECRKMWELWDMPEHIQSHSLTVTRVSQCIAELMKKTLLPDLDVQVVTAAAMLHDLAKFYTILHGGSHSQIGAAWVQEQTRNPVLTRAVLHHVHWPFAMNLRSYPVSLIVCYSDKRVMHTEIVTLEERFADLQTRYGMNATAIKHIQESLEQGQSIERLLSAEMKVEFNAYSFDCRRMV comes from the coding sequence ATGAATCCAAGCCAGATCGAAATATCCATCAATCCTCTCGAGGACGAACGATTGGGTGCGACACCTGGCTGGACTCCGACCGTGGCCGAATGCCGGAAGATGTGGGAGCTCTGGGATATGCCGGAGCACATTCAAAGCCACAGTCTGACGGTGACCAGGGTGTCGCAGTGCATTGCCGAACTGATGAAAAAGACCCTGCTGCCCGATCTCGATGTTCAGGTCGTGACCGCGGCGGCCATGCTTCATGATCTGGCCAAGTTCTACACCATTCTTCACGGCGGCAGCCACAGCCAGATTGGAGCGGCATGGGTTCAGGAACAAACCCGCAATCCTGTCCTGACGCGGGCCGTGCTGCATCATGTGCATTGGCCGTTTGCAATGAATTTACGAAGTTACCCGGTATCCTTGATTGTTTGTTACAGCGACAAGCGGGTCATGCACACGGAAATCGTCACCCTTGAAGAACGATTTGCTGATCTGCAAACCCGTTATGGAATGAACGCCACGGCAATAAAACATATCCAGGAATCCCTGGAGCAGGGGCAGTCCATTGAACGACTGCTCTCCGCGGAAATGAAGGTGGAATTCAATGCGTATTCTTTTGATTGCCGGCGGATGGTCTGA
- a CDS encoding D-alanine--D-alanine ligase family protein: MRILLIAGGWSDERQVSLAGAGPIEVSLRRQGHSVAMFDPLAGLGKLPHLVEDFDFVFINLHGAPGEDGLIQAMLDRLGKPYQGSGPAGSMLALNKAASKSLFHQNNLSTPPWFFIPQGPSAEEILPFKPPYVVKPNLGGSSLGIEVVRLQSEFMPAVERILAQGREVLVEQYQPGLEVTCGILGDEALPLILIRPGEESSFFDYKSKYVPGQAEEVCPAPLAGDICRGIQAMALHAHRILGLHGYSRADFILHEGQAYLLEVNTLPGMTATSLLPQAAAVHGLDFDHLLARLIELGLEKKPKEQLS, from the coding sequence ATGCGTATTCTTTTGATTGCCGGCGGATGGTCTGACGAGCGACAGGTCTCCTTGGCCGGAGCCGGGCCCATTGAAGTCTCCCTGCGCCGCCAGGGTCACTCCGTGGCCATGTTCGACCCTTTGGCCGGCCTAGGCAAGCTGCCGCATCTTGTCGAGGATTTCGACTTTGTCTTCATCAACCTGCATGGGGCTCCCGGTGAGGACGGCCTGATCCAGGCCATGCTGGATCGATTGGGAAAGCCATACCAGGGCAGCGGCCCGGCGGGCTCCATGCTGGCCCTGAACAAGGCTGCCTCCAAGTCGCTGTTTCATCAGAACAATCTGAGCACCCCCCCATGGTTCTTCATTCCTCAAGGCCCCTCGGCTGAAGAAATCCTACCCTTCAAGCCCCCGTACGTGGTCAAGCCGAATCTGGGCGGCTCCAGCCTGGGCATCGAGGTGGTGCGGCTCCAAAGCGAGTTCATGCCGGCCGTGGAACGGATTCTGGCGCAGGGGCGGGAAGTTCTGGTGGAACAGTATCAGCCCGGCCTGGAGGTCACCTGTGGGATTCTGGGCGATGAAGCCCTGCCGTTGATCCTGATCCGACCGGGAGAAGAGTCGTCCTTTTTCGACTACAAGAGCAAATACGTGCCCGGGCAGGCCGAGGAGGTTTGCCCTGCGCCCCTGGCGGGGGACATCTGCCGGGGCATCCAGGCCATGGCCTTGCATGCCCACCGCATCCTCGGACTGCATGGCTACAGCCGGGCGGATTTTATCCTCCATGAAGGGCAAGCCTATCTCCTGGAAGTGAACACCCTGCCCGGAATGACCGCCACCAGCCTCCTGCCCCAGGCCGCTGCCGTCCATGGGCTGGACTTTGACCATCTTCTCGCCCGGTTGATCGAGCTGGGCCTGGAAAAAAAGCCGAAAGAACAACTCTCTTGA
- a CDS encoding ABC transporter ATP-binding protein: MSTDTDPDRLDFEKKDEQHLLSLRQISLTFGGLQALTDISVGVSRGLWTALIGPNGAGKTSLLNVICGLYVPQRGEVLLGERRLDGLAVHQRAALGLARTFQAVQLVLEMNVLDNLLLGLHCRGRVGMLGHLVRSPGSRREEGLVREKGMEVLQRYSLDDVWNSPVGELSLWQRKLLELARSVVGDPRLLLLDEPMGGLTMSEREAMAELLHDLRSRGLSMIMVEHDMDMVMTHTDHVLVLHHGRLLAQGSPQEIQANPEVITAYLGE, encoded by the coding sequence ATGTCGACGGATACTGATCCTGATCGCCTTGATTTTGAAAAAAAGGATGAGCAGCACCTGCTTTCCCTGCGGCAAATTTCGTTGACCTTCGGCGGATTGCAGGCCTTGACCGATATTTCCGTCGGCGTGTCCAGGGGGTTGTGGACGGCGTTGATCGGACCCAACGGGGCGGGCAAGACGTCCCTGCTGAACGTGATCTGCGGGCTGTACGTGCCTCAGCGTGGAGAAGTCCTTCTGGGCGAACGCCGACTGGATGGTCTGGCCGTGCATCAGCGCGCCGCTCTTGGCCTGGCCCGCACGTTCCAGGCCGTGCAGTTGGTTCTGGAGATGAATGTTCTGGACAACCTGCTGTTGGGTTTGCATTGCCGGGGCCGGGTGGGAATGTTGGGGCATCTTGTGCGCAGTCCGGGCAGCCGTCGAGAAGAAGGGCTGGTACGCGAGAAGGGGATGGAAGTCTTGCAACGGTATTCGCTGGATGATGTCTGGAACAGCCCGGTGGGGGAACTTTCCTTGTGGCAGCGCAAACTCCTGGAACTGGCCAGGTCTGTGGTCGGCGACCCCAGACTGCTGCTGCTGGATGAACCCATGGGCGGACTGACCATGAGCGAGCGCGAAGCCATGGCCGAACTGCTCCATGATCTGCGCAGCCGGGGGTTGAGCATGATCATGGTGGAACATGACATGGACATGGTCATGACCCATACGGATCATGTCCTGGTTCTGCATCACGGCCGACTGCTGGCCCAGGGTTCGCCGCAGGAGATCCAGGCGAATCCGGAAGTAATCACGGCCTACCTGGGGGAGTGA
- a CDS encoding phenylacetate--CoA ligase family protein, which translates to MDHTIWNPQAECMGREELEQIQLERLQMTLNLTARNVDLYAKRFRKLGLLPEDVRDMSDLAKVPPTTREDLIQAYPYGLFAVPLRSVVQLRLAASSAEPIVVGYTRQDLRMWTELMCRAMTAAGVGRTDIIQVAFNYSQFPGAFTFNQGAESLGAVLTPAATVSAALQIKMMQDFRSTVLAGTPAFALSLIRSMNENASPDNDLSRLHLRVGMFGPEALQPQVRGVLERGLGLKAYTIYGVSEMIEPALAAECTQQSGMHVAEDHFLVEIIDPDTGASKAPGEEGEVVVTSLSTQGYPLIRFRTGDISRLHLAPCPCGRTSARLSPVHKRSDDAVSVRGIRISPHIVERILNEVAPDVADFRLVVQTVHGLGDQVELVVAQPEGSALTGTVLENLRSRLRRVFGLGLRLRQAPLNRLPLAGLTYKTTFQEKEIPATELPF; encoded by the coding sequence ATGGATCATACCATCTGGAATCCCCAGGCAGAGTGCATGGGTCGCGAGGAACTGGAACAGATCCAGCTGGAACGGTTGCAGATGACCCTCAACCTGACCGCCCGCAACGTGGATTTGTATGCCAAAAGGTTCCGGAAACTGGGGCTGCTGCCCGAGGATGTCCGGGACATGAGCGATCTGGCCAAGGTCCCGCCCACGACCCGGGAGGATCTGATCCAGGCCTATCCCTACGGCCTGTTTGCCGTGCCGTTGCGCAGCGTGGTCCAATTGCGTCTGGCAGCATCCAGCGCAGAACCGATTGTCGTCGGATATACCCGACAGGATCTGCGCATGTGGACTGAACTGATGTGCCGGGCCATGACCGCTGCCGGAGTCGGCCGGACGGACATCATTCAGGTGGCCTTCAACTACAGCCAGTTCCCCGGGGCGTTCACGTTCAACCAGGGCGCGGAATCCCTGGGCGCGGTGCTCACGCCCGCGGCCACGGTCTCCGCGGCCTTGCAGATCAAGATGATGCAGGACTTCCGGTCCACGGTCCTGGCCGGCACTCCGGCCTTCGCGCTCAGTCTGATCCGGTCCATGAACGAAAATGCATCGCCGGATAACGACCTTTCCAGGCTGCATCTGCGGGTCGGCATGTTCGGGCCGGAGGCCCTGCAGCCCCAGGTGCGGGGAGTTCTGGAACGTGGACTGGGGCTGAAAGCCTACACCATCTACGGCGTCTCGGAAATGATCGAGCCGGCCCTGGCCGCGGAATGCACACAGCAAAGCGGCATGCATGTGGCCGAGGATCATTTTCTCGTGGAGATCATCGACCCGGATACCGGGGCTTCCAAAGCTCCGGGCGAGGAGGGGGAGGTCGTGGTGACCAGCCTCTCAACCCAGGGGTATCCGCTGATCCGCTTTCGGACCGGGGATATCAGTCGTCTCCATCTGGCCCCGTGTCCCTGCGGGCGGACCTCGGCCCGCCTTTCTCCGGTGCACAAGCGCAGCGACGATGCCGTTTCCGTACGCGGCATCCGGATCTCACCGCACATCGTGGAGCGGATACTTAATGAAGTCGCTCCGGATGTGGCGGACTTTCGGCTTGTCGTTCAGACAGTGCACGGCCTGGGCGATCAGGTAGAACTGGTGGTGGCGCAGCCGGAGGGATCGGCGTTGACCGGAACTGTTCTGGAAAACCTGCGCAGCCGGTTGCGCCGTGTCTTCGGGCTGGGATTGCGCCTGCGCCAGGCGCCGCTGAACCGGTTGCCTTTAGCCGGTCTCACCTACAAGACCACATTTCAGGAAAAAGAAATACCGGCAACGGAGTTGCCGTTTTAA
- a CDS encoding ABC transporter ATP-binding protein, with amino-acid sequence MLRIRNLHAGYSGISVLHGVSLHVAQGETVCLVGANGAGKSTLLQAVSGLIRPISGELRFEGQDLSRMASHRIVAAGLVQVPEARELFPSMTVRENLDLGAFALRNRLAAADIRNNRARLLELFPVLGQRLEQKAGTLSGGEQQMLAIARALMARPRLLVLDEPSLGLAPLVIKEIFRTLQELQAEGLTILLVEQNALAAMRISTRAYVLQAGRLLLSGTAEELQANDEFRRAYLGRDYKAKWER; translated from the coding sequence ATGCTGCGTATTCGCAATCTGCACGCCGGATACTCCGGCATTTCCGTCCTGCACGGGGTCAGTCTGCATGTGGCCCAGGGCGAGACGGTCTGCCTGGTGGGAGCCAACGGCGCCGGCAAGAGCACTCTGTTGCAGGCGGTCAGCGGCTTGATTCGTCCTATTTCCGGGGAACTGCGGTTTGAAGGGCAGGATCTGTCGCGCATGGCCTCGCACCGGATCGTGGCCGCCGGACTGGTCCAGGTTCCGGAGGCCAGGGAGCTGTTTCCCTCCATGACGGTCCGCGAGAATCTCGACCTGGGCGCTTTTGCCCTGCGCAACCGCCTGGCCGCAGCGGACATCCGGAACAACCGGGCCAGGTTGCTGGAATTGTTTCCGGTGCTGGGCCAACGTCTGGAGCAAAAGGCCGGGACCCTGAGCGGCGGAGAGCAGCAGATGCTGGCCATTGCCAGGGCCCTGATGGCCCGCCCGCGGCTTCTGGTGCTGGACGAACCTTCCCTGGGGCTGGCGCCGCTGGTGATCAAGGAGATATTCCGGACCTTGCAGGAACTCCAGGCAGAGGGCCTGACCATTCTTCTGGTGGAGCAGAACGCCCTGGCGGCCATGCGCATCAGCACGCGGGCCTATGTGCTGCAGGCCGGTCGGCTGCTGCTCAGCGGCACGGCCGAGGAACTGCAGGCCAACGATGAATTTCGCCGGGCCTATCTGGGCCGGGACTACAAGGCAAAGTGGGAGCGATGA
- a CDS encoding HypC/HybG/HupF family hydrogenase formation chaperone — translation MCLAVPMEIKSIDQDLNIAYVEISGINRKVRLDIIDYPAKVGDYVIIHAGFALRRLDREDALETIKLFQEGFNFETN, via the coding sequence ATGTGTTTAGCCGTACCCATGGAAATCAAGTCCATCGATCAAGATCTGAATATAGCCTACGTGGAAATCTCCGGGATCAACCGCAAGGTACGCCTGGACATCATCGACTACCCGGCCAAGGTGGGCGATTACGTCATCATCCATGCCGGTTTCGCATTGCGCCGACTGGACAGGGAGGATGCCCTTGAAACCATCAAGCTCTTTCAGGAAGGTTTTAACTTTGAAACCAACTGA
- the hypD gene encoding hydrogenase formation protein HypD yields the protein MKPTDTLARFKDPALCGNLLDRIRAELDGPLAFMEVCGTHTMAIFQSGLHSLLPPEIRHLSGPGCPVCVTHEGEVAAFLEMAGKDDVIIATFGDLMRVPGPRGTSLKLAQAEGCRIEVVYSAFDALALAQKHPTAKIVFLGVGFETTAPTVAATVKIAAEQGLNNFFVFAMHKLVPPALSALLQDPDVKVDALLLPGHVSTIIGTEPYQFLATDHGVPSIITGFEPLDILQALLLIIEQRKTNQPTVVNQYSRAVADAGNPQARKIMSEVFAVSDALWRGLGTIPHSGLTFHGDYRRYDAREVLGVEVQDLPPLPGCRCGDVLKGKMKPSACPLFSKACTPASPVGPCMVSTEGSCAAYYKYAL from the coding sequence TTGAAACCAACTGATACCCTGGCAAGGTTCAAGGATCCGGCTCTGTGCGGAAATCTTTTGGACCGGATCCGGGCTGAACTGGACGGCCCCCTGGCGTTCATGGAAGTTTGCGGAACGCACACCATGGCCATTTTCCAAAGCGGCCTGCACTCCCTGCTGCCGCCGGAAATCCGGCATCTGTCCGGCCCCGGCTGCCCGGTCTGCGTGACCCACGAGGGCGAGGTGGCGGCTTTTCTGGAAATGGCCGGCAAGGACGACGTGATCATCGCCACTTTCGGCGACCTGATGCGCGTCCCCGGACCACGGGGAACCAGTCTCAAGCTCGCCCAAGCCGAGGGTTGCCGGATCGAGGTCGTCTATTCCGCCTTTGACGCCTTGGCCCTGGCCCAAAAACATCCCACGGCCAAGATCGTTTTTCTGGGAGTCGGTTTTGAGACCACCGCGCCGACAGTGGCCGCAACGGTGAAGATTGCCGCCGAACAAGGGTTGAACAATTTTTTTGTCTTCGCCATGCACAAGCTGGTCCCCCCTGCCCTGTCCGCTTTGCTTCAGGACCCGGACGTCAAGGTCGACGCCCTGCTCCTGCCCGGCCATGTCTCGACGATCATCGGCACCGAGCCCTATCAATTCTTGGCAACCGATCACGGCGTGCCGTCCATCATCACCGGGTTCGAGCCCCTGGACATTCTCCAGGCTCTTCTGCTGATCATTGAGCAGCGCAAGACCAACCAACCGACCGTGGTCAATCAGTATTCCCGGGCCGTCGCGGATGCGGGCAATCCCCAGGCCAGGAAAATCATGTCCGAGGTGTTCGCCGTATCCGATGCCCTGTGGCGCGGCCTGGGCACCATTCCGCATAGTGGATTGACCTTTCACGGCGACTACCGGCGCTACGACGCCCGCGAGGTCCTCGGCGTGGAAGTCCAAGACCTGCCTCCTCTGCCCGGCTGCAGATGCGGGGACGTGCTCAAGGGCAAAATGAAACCCAGCGCCTGTCCCCTGTTCAGCAAAGCCTGCACTCCCGCCAGTCCGGTCGGGCCATGCATGGTTTCCACGGAAGGAAGCTGCGCGGCGTATTACAAATACGCACTGTAA
- a CDS encoding cofactor-independent phosphoglycerate mutase, with protein sequence MSASKLVFLIADGMGDWPVDELGGMTPLDAASTPHMDALAREGAVGLCRTIPDGMPPGSDIANMALLGCDPAQFHTGRGPIEAAAQGLALQTEDLVWRCNLVRVSALEPDGIMLDYSAGHIDTPTATQLIRLLQDRLGGKGADFHPGVQYRHLVVQPGKVSAPEATLGIRPPHDILDQQLGPDIQAYQQCPELWRLVQEAAELLDNGVNNSSQANAIWLWGQGRPLHLPHFTERFGRTGAVISAVDLVKGLGRAMGMAVLEVPGATGYLDTNYAGKVAAALQFLEQGDFVFLHVEAPDECGHQGSLENKVRAIADFDAQVVGPVLSGLQGRDVAVLVACDHLTPLVKRTHVSDPVPFLFRHPATVGPSTPRFTENLAASTGLILERGEDLLPWALRQSAGKP encoded by the coding sequence ATGAGCGCAAGCAAACTAGTATTTTTGATCGCGGACGGCATGGGCGACTGGCCCGTGGATGAACTGGGAGGCATGACACCCCTGGACGCCGCGTCAACCCCGCATATGGACGCACTGGCCCGCGAAGGCGCTGTCGGCCTGTGCCGAACGATTCCAGACGGCATGCCTCCAGGCTCTGACATTGCCAACATGGCCCTGCTGGGCTGTGATCCCGCGCAATTCCACACCGGCCGGGGGCCCATCGAGGCCGCGGCCCAGGGGCTTGCACTCCAGACCGAAGATCTCGTCTGGCGCTGCAACCTGGTTCGCGTCTCCGCCCTGGAGCCGGATGGTATCATGCTGGACTACTCCGCGGGCCATATCGATACGCCCACGGCAACCCAACTGATCAGACTGCTACAGGATCGTCTCGGCGGCAAGGGCGCGGACTTTCATCCCGGAGTCCAGTACCGGCACCTGGTGGTGCAGCCGGGAAAGGTTTCCGCCCCGGAAGCCACGCTGGGCATTCGACCTCCCCATGACATTCTGGATCAGCAACTGGGGCCGGACATTCAGGCCTATCAGCAGTGCCCGGAGTTGTGGCGTCTGGTTCAAGAAGCGGCCGAACTGCTGGACAACGGCGTGAACAACAGCTCCCAGGCCAATGCCATCTGGCTGTGGGGCCAGGGCCGTCCCCTGCACCTGCCGCACTTCACAGAGCGCTTCGGCCGGACCGGAGCGGTCATTTCCGCGGTGGATCTGGTCAAAGGGCTGGGACGGGCCATGGGCATGGCGGTTCTGGAGGTGCCCGGGGCCACCGGCTACCTGGATACGAACTATGCCGGCAAGGTGGCCGCGGCCCTGCAATTCCTGGAGCAGGGCGATTTCGTCTTCCTGCATGTCGAGGCGCCTGATGAATGCGGCCACCAGGGCAGCCTGGAAAACAAGGTCCGGGCCATTGCCGATTTTGACGCCCAGGTCGTCGGACCGGTTCTTTCCGGCCTGCAGGGTCGGGACGTGGCGGTTCTGGTCGCCTGCGACCACCTGACCCCGCTGGTGAAGCGGACCCACGTTTCCGATCCCGTGCCGTTTCTGTTTCGGCATCCGGCAACAGTCGGACCGTCCACCCCCCGGTTCACCGAAAACCTTGCCGCATCCACCGGGCTGATTCTGGAGCGCGGAGAAGATTTGCTGCCCTGGGCCTTGCGCCAGTCGGCGGGAAAGCCATGA
- a CDS encoding branched-chain amino acid ABC transporter permease, whose product MNTHLSGTTGATGSPRPFLARIWPFVPYVALALAVLATPWLVTDTYLLSMGSLIGIFALAVTGLNLLIGMAGQVSLGQAAFFGMGAYASGILSVHFGVPVGLAMLAGVSLSCMVALLLAIPTLKLEGHYLVMATLGFNIIFTIICIQWEPMTGGTSGLFGIPGMQVGGLNLSEDRNFFYLVWAVVLLVLWLCANFLRTRPGRALRSLHQGDLLPASLGVPVTRYKVGLFVAAALLAALAGSLYAHYLQFISPHSFDMFVSLQLVTMTAIGGLGNLWGGIFGAAFLLLLPEWLHAWPDLMILLHGLILMVVLMFCPKGLLPAAWEGIRKVYHQVWNKRIGK is encoded by the coding sequence ATGAATACGCACCTTTCAGGAACAACAGGGGCAACAGGTTCCCCGCGGCCGTTTCTTGCGCGGATTTGGCCTTTCGTTCCGTATGTAGCTCTGGCCCTGGCGGTTCTGGCAACTCCGTGGCTGGTGACGGACACGTACCTGCTGTCCATGGGCAGCCTGATCGGAATTTTCGCTTTGGCCGTGACCGGCTTGAATCTGTTGATTGGCATGGCCGGACAGGTTTCCCTGGGGCAGGCCGCTTTTTTCGGCATGGGCGCGTATGCTTCCGGCATTCTCAGCGTGCATTTCGGCGTTCCCGTGGGGCTGGCCATGCTCGCCGGCGTGTCTTTGTCCTGCATGGTCGCCTTGTTGCTGGCCATTCCGACACTGAAGCTGGAAGGGCATTATCTGGTCATGGCCACCCTGGGCTTCAACATTATTTTCACCATCATCTGCATCCAATGGGAGCCCATGACCGGTGGAACCTCCGGCCTGTTCGGCATTCCTGGCATGCAAGTGGGCGGCCTGAACCTGAGCGAGGACCGCAATTTTTTCTATCTGGTCTGGGCAGTGGTGCTGCTGGTTCTCTGGCTGTGCGCCAACTTCCTGCGCACCCGTCCGGGCAGGGCCCTGCGCAGTCTGCACCAGGGGGACCTGCTGCCCGCCTCCCTGGGCGTCCCGGTGACGCGCTACAAGGTCGGTCTTTTCGTGGCCGCGGCTCTGCTCGCGGCTCTTGCCGGAAGTCTCTACGCCCATTATCTGCAGTTCATCAGCCCGCACAGTTTCGACATGTTCGTCTCCCTGCAACTGGTGACCATGACCGCCATCGGCGGCCTGGGAAACCTCTGGGGCGGCATATTCGGCGCGGCCTTCCTCCTGCTCCTGCCCGAATGGCTGCACGCCTGGCCGGATCTGATGATCCTCCTGCATGGCCTGATTCTCATGGTCGTCCTGATGTTCTGTCCCAAAGGACTGCTTCCGGCGGCATGGGAGGGGATAAGGAAGGTGTATCATCAGGTTTGGAACAAGAGAATTGGAAAATGA
- a CDS encoding branched-chain amino acid ABC transporter permease, translating into MLFDQLPQFLLSGLTSGSIYALVAVGFCIIYNATGIVNFAQGEFVMLGAMIMIGLTQDMGISLPLSFGTSIVAAMLLGVFLERVPLGLARSRHVLILVLITVGFSIAARGAASLIWGKTARALPAFSTEGPLLLAGAVISRQALWILVVTMICVALLHLFFQRTVVGQAIRAVADNRHGAVLVGIPVAQMVMVSFALSAGLGATAGILIAPITGMHYSAGVMLGLKGFAAAILGGYGHVWGAVAGGLLLGVLESLAAGFISSAYKDALAFLILLCVLWIRPSGLFGQAKTRRV; encoded by the coding sequence ATGCTTTTTGATCAACTTCCCCAGTTCCTGCTGTCCGGGCTGACCTCGGGCAGCATCTACGCCCTGGTGGCCGTGGGATTCTGCATCATTTACAACGCTACGGGCATCGTTAATTTTGCCCAGGGCGAATTCGTGATGCTCGGCGCAATGATTATGATCGGCCTGACCCAGGACATGGGCATTTCCTTGCCCTTGTCCTTTGGAACGAGCATCGTCGCCGCCATGCTGCTGGGCGTTTTTCTGGAACGCGTGCCCCTGGGACTGGCCAGGTCGCGGCATGTGCTCATCCTGGTGCTGATTACCGTGGGTTTTTCCATTGCCGCCCGAGGCGCCGCCTCCCTGATCTGGGGCAAGACGGCTCGCGCCCTGCCGGCATTTTCCACGGAAGGCCCGCTGCTTCTGGCTGGCGCGGTGATTTCCCGGCAGGCGCTCTGGATCCTCGTGGTGACCATGATCTGCGTAGCCCTGCTGCACCTGTTTTTCCAACGCACCGTCGTGGGGCAGGCCATTCGGGCGGTGGCCGACAACCGGCACGGCGCGGTTCTGGTGGGCATCCCCGTGGCCCAAATGGTCATGGTCTCCTTCGCCTTGAGCGCGGGGTTGGGCGCCACGGCGGGAATCCTCATCGCGCCCATCACCGGAATGCACTACAGCGCCGGAGTGATGCTCGGACTGAAGGGATTCGCCGCGGCCATTCTCGGGGGGTATGGTCATGTCTGGGGCGCGGTGGCCGGCGGGCTGCTTCTGGGGGTGCTGGAATCCCTGGCCGCGGGCTTCATCTCCTCGGCCTACAAGGACGCCCTGGCCTTTCTGATCCTGCTCTGCGTGCTGTGGATTCGCCCCTCGGGGTTGTTCGGTCAGGCGAAAACGAGGCGGGTATGA